The nucleotide sequence AAAAGCAGCGCCATGGCCGAACCGATCATCGATGCTTGCATGGCGCGCTCCTTGTGCTTATTTCAGGCTCAGTACCCAGTTGGCGAGGGTCAGGGCTTCTTCATCCGTCACCTGATTGGCCGGCATCGGAATCGGCCCCCAGTTACCTTGGGTGCCGTCCTTGATGTGGGTGGCCAATGTTTTGGCGGCGTCCTTGACCCCGGCGTTTTTCGCCGCGACGTCCTTGAGCGCCGGCCCGACCATTTTGCTATCGACGGTGTGGCAGGCGGCGCAGGGTTTGCTCTTGAACAGCGCTTCGCCGTCCTGGGCCATTGCGGTGGGCAGGCTTAGTGTTGCGCCCAGGGCCACCAGTGCAAGCAGGATATTTGTCATGGAGTTACCTCTTGTTGATGAAGCTCAATAAATGTCGAATTGGGTGTTGTAGACGTTGAATTTTCCGGTCGGGGTAATCAGGCGCTTGTCGCGGATCACGTTCTTGAGCTTCAAGGTTTTGTCATCGATCACCACCAGCGCCGATTCCTCTTCCTGGCCGCTCCACACCGAGAACCACACCTCATCGCCGGCCTTGTTGTATTCCGGCTGTACCACGCGCATAGCGCCTTGCTTGATCCCGGACCATTCGGCAATCGGCAGCACGGTGTAGCCGGCGTCGAGCTTGTCGATGTTGAACACCGCCACTGACTGGCTGAGCTTGGTGTCGGGGTTGAGCGTGGTATCGACGTACAGGTGCCGCGAGTTGGGATGGGTCTTGATAAACAGCGAGCCGCCGCCTTGGCCTTTGAGCGATTGCACCTGTTTCCAGGCGTACTGCGCATGCTTGAGCGGGTCGGTGCCGATCAGCGAAATACCACCGTCGCCCAAGTGGCTGGTGGCCCATACCGGTCCGTACTGCGGATGGATGAAGTTGGCGCCACGTCCTGGGTGCGGGGTTTTGCCGACGTCCACCAACGCGGTGAGCTTGCGCTCCCTGGAGTCGATCACCGCGACCTTGTTGGAGTTGTTCGCCGCTGTCATGAAGTAGCGGTGAGTGCTGTCCCAACCACCGTCATGCAAAAACGGGGCGGCGTCGATGGTGGTGATGGTGAGGTTCTTGATGTCCTGGTAGTTGACCAGCATCACTTTGCCGGTTTCCTTGACGTTGACGATGAACTCGGGCCATTCATGGGACGCAATGATCGCCGCCACACGGGGCTCGGGGTGGTATTCCTGCTTGTCGACCGTCATGCCACGGGTCGAGACGATCTGTTTGGGTTCCAGGGTCTCGCCGTCCATGATGGTGAACTGCGGCGGCCAATAGGAGCCGGCGATCGCGTAGGTGTCTTCGTAGCCTTTGAATTTCGAGGTTTCCACCGAGCGGGCCTCGATGCCGACCTTGATTTCGGCGACCTTGGTCGGCTCGGCGGGCCACAGGTCGATCATGTCGATCTTGGCGTCACGCCCGATCACCATCAGGTAGCGTCCCGAGGCGGAAATCCGCGAGATGTGGACGGCGTAGCCGGTCTC is from Pseudomonas mucidolens and encodes:
- a CDS encoding nitrite reductase, which gives rise to MLTRNTTPFALTLASLGCALALVVSTQAFAAATAVTVPMVKSPGAPDLSQAEFDASKQIYFERCAGCHGVLRKGATGKPLTPDITQARGQAYLEALITYGSPAGMPNWGTSNALTKAQITSMATFIQHTAPTPPEWGMAETLKTWKVLVKPEDRPKQQLNKLNLENLFSVTLRDDGKIALIDGDSKQIVKLIETGYAVHISRISASGRYLMVIGRDAKIDMIDLWPAEPTKVAEIKVGIEARSVETSKFKGYEDTYAIAGSYWPPQFTIMDGETLEPKQIVSTRGMTVDKQEYHPEPRVAAIIASHEWPEFIVNVKETGKVMLVNYQDIKNLTITTIDAAPFLHDGGWDSTHRYFMTAANNSNKVAVIDSRERKLTALVDVGKTPHPGRGANFIHPQYGPVWATSHLGDGGISLIGTDPLKHAQYAWKQVQSLKGQGGGSLFIKTHPNSRHLYVDTTLNPDTKLSQSVAVFNIDKLDAGYTVLPIAEWSGIKQGAMRVVQPEYNKAGDEVWFSVWSGQEEESALVVIDDKTLKLKNVIRDKRLITPTGKFNVYNTQFDIY
- a CDS encoding c-type cytochrome, translated to MTNILLALVALGATLSLPTAMAQDGEALFKSKPCAACHTVDSKMVGPALKDVAAKNAGVKDAAKTLATHIKDGTQGNWGPIPMPANQVTDEEALTLANWVLSLK